A single genomic interval of Stieleria maiorica harbors:
- a CDS encoding sulfatase-like hydrolase/transferase, whose translation MIVLCLAIPLSDARSQEHKPNFIVILADDLGYGDLGCFGATDIRTPNIDSLARDGMKFTSFYVHQRCSPSRLAFMTGCYAHRVGTTKVIYPRDRMGINPAEITAPELLKKAGYTCGIVGKWHLGDWEPFHPLNHGFDYFKGAWHVAADDGESAEREGAFMENRTTVSETYRKCGETEHEEVNGALRFIEENRSRPFMLYYASRGTHSRWNPSPKFVGTSTRPNRYGDAVQELDFEVGRILQKLDEIELSQDTLVIFGSDNGAPLNSPGPSNAPLRDGKWTNFEGGIRTPWLMRWPGHIPANVTTERIAGIWDLLPTFCDIAGVAPPHDRVLDGVSILPVMLGEQESTPPRDSVIMDGSTIRMGDWKLFLKAEKPGGRNGGERMGTAAGTLFNMKTDSSETTDVAAENPDVVQSLRVAAKAFEQELANHSRPIGRLEGDNKDSAKPGTKTRKNKSDK comes from the coding sequence ATGATTGTTTTGTGCCTGGCCATCCCGCTTTCGGACGCCCGGTCGCAGGAACATAAGCCGAATTTCATCGTTATCCTCGCGGACGACCTGGGCTACGGTGACCTCGGGTGTTTCGGAGCGACGGATATCCGCACTCCGAACATCGATTCACTGGCGCGGGACGGGATGAAGTTCACCAGCTTTTACGTACACCAGCGATGCTCTCCCTCCAGGCTTGCGTTCATGACAGGCTGTTACGCGCACCGCGTTGGTACGACGAAAGTGATCTATCCGCGAGATCGCATGGGTATCAACCCGGCGGAAATCACCGCGCCGGAGCTTTTGAAGAAAGCCGGCTACACATGCGGGATCGTCGGTAAGTGGCATCTCGGCGACTGGGAACCTTTTCATCCGCTAAATCACGGCTTTGACTACTTCAAGGGCGCGTGGCATGTTGCTGCGGATGATGGAGAATCGGCCGAAAGGGAAGGTGCCTTCATGGAGAACCGAACCACGGTATCAGAGACCTACCGGAAGTGCGGCGAGACCGAGCACGAGGAAGTCAACGGCGCGCTGCGATTCATCGAGGAGAACCGGTCCAGGCCCTTCATGCTCTACTATGCGAGCCGCGGCACACATTCACGCTGGAATCCCAGCCCGAAGTTTGTTGGCACGTCGACCCGACCCAATCGCTACGGTGATGCCGTTCAAGAATTGGATTTTGAAGTCGGCCGCATCCTGCAGAAGCTCGACGAAATCGAACTGAGCCAGGACACGCTGGTGATCTTCGGCTCCGATAATGGAGCCCCGCTGAACAGCCCCGGTCCCTCCAATGCTCCCCTTCGAGACGGCAAGTGGACGAATTTCGAAGGCGGCATCCGCACTCCTTGGCTCATGCGATGGCCGGGGCACATTCCGGCGAATGTGACCACCGAGCGGATCGCCGGAATCTGGGACTTGCTGCCAACGTTCTGTGACATCGCTGGAGTGGCACCGCCGCATGACCGCGTGCTCGACGGCGTGAGCATTCTTCCCGTGATGCTGGGCGAGCAAGAATCAACTCCTCCGCGCGACAGCGTCATCATGGACGGCTCGACGATCCGTATGGGTGACTGGAAGCTGTTCCTGAAAGCAGAGAAGCCTGGCGGAAGAAATGGCGGCGAGCGGATGGGAACGGCGGCAGGCACGCTCTTCAATATGAAGACCGATTCGAGCGAAACCACCGATGTCGCCGCTGAAAATCCTGATGTGGTTCAGAGTCTGCGCGTTGCTGCGAAAGCCTTTGAGCAGGAACTGGCAAACCACTCTCGTCCCATCGGCCGACTGGAAGGCGACAACAAGGACAGTGCAAAGCCTGGCACAAAGACCAGGAAGAACAAAAGCGACAAGTGA
- a CDS encoding sulfatase: MKPNQQVINRLAVLLFLCVFSTQNAAAEKPMNVLMLISDDLNSWLLENPERYVGRVIAPNLKALAQSGVNFKYAYTSAPVCSPSRTAFFSGVAPWKSGIYNNAQSISTSTALNQDAVLSLAGLFRKSGYATFGYGKITHGWDQKQHWDDHVGHKRDPAPPGAPLAGLSRGEQDWGKIHLTEDQMNDTLGANKAIAVLEEQHDKPFFLAYGSFNPHMPWYVPQKYFDMYPLDQIVLPELKEDDLEDLPPLAKAVSDGLGSFADKVIRSGKHKEAVQAYLATTTYVDTQFGRVLDALEKSPYKDNTIVVFLTDHGFHLGEKHHWQKTTLWEEGTHTLLMFRAPGVTQAGGVSERFVSLLDIYPTLAELCELSPPATIDGRSLVPLLKDPMAPWESTAITGLCDKSKTDLAYVSIRHELGRYTRYGSDEEEFYDTSKDPHEWTNEISNPKYATIVKKLRTLVPSFEETAQPVPSALTAERRKTQNERKKSKKGETKTERSK, from the coding sequence ATGAAACCTAATCAACAAGTGATCAATAGGCTCGCGGTTCTCCTGTTCCTATGCGTGTTTTCCACGCAGAACGCAGCGGCGGAAAAGCCGATGAATGTTTTGATGTTGATCTCAGACGATTTGAATTCTTGGCTGCTGGAAAACCCAGAACGTTATGTTGGAAGAGTCATCGCCCCGAACCTGAAGGCGTTGGCTCAAAGCGGTGTGAATTTCAAGTACGCCTATACCTCGGCACCCGTATGCAGCCCCTCTCGAACTGCTTTCTTCTCCGGCGTGGCCCCTTGGAAATCAGGTATCTACAACAACGCGCAGAGCATCAGCACGAGTACGGCACTGAATCAAGATGCGGTGTTATCACTGGCCGGATTGTTCAGGAAGAGCGGCTACGCAACCTTTGGTTATGGCAAGATCACTCACGGCTGGGATCAGAAACAGCACTGGGACGATCATGTCGGTCACAAGCGAGACCCGGCTCCTCCTGGTGCGCCGTTGGCTGGACTGAGCAGAGGCGAGCAGGATTGGGGAAAAATCCATCTCACCGAGGATCAAATGAATGACACCCTCGGAGCCAACAAGGCCATCGCGGTCCTAGAGGAACAACACGACAAGCCATTCTTCCTAGCCTACGGCTCGTTCAATCCTCACATGCCATGGTACGTACCGCAGAAATATTTCGATATGTATCCCTTGGATCAGATCGTCCTTCCCGAGCTGAAGGAGGACGACTTGGAAGACCTTCCGCCACTTGCAAAAGCGGTGAGTGATGGGCTCGGGAGCTTTGCCGACAAGGTCATCCGGTCCGGCAAACACAAAGAGGCGGTGCAGGCCTACTTGGCCACGACCACCTATGTCGACACTCAGTTTGGTCGTGTGCTCGATGCCCTTGAAAAGAGCCCGTACAAGGACAACACGATTGTCGTTTTCCTGACTGATCACGGGTTTCACCTGGGCGAAAAACATCACTGGCAAAAAACGACTCTCTGGGAAGAGGGGACGCACACGTTGTTGATGTTTCGTGCGCCGGGAGTTACCCAAGCCGGTGGCGTGTCTGAACGGTTCGTCTCTCTTTTGGATATCTACCCCACCCTGGCCGAACTCTGCGAACTTTCGCCTCCTGCGACCATCGATGGACGATCGCTGGTCCCCCTGCTCAAAGACCCGATGGCTCCCTGGGAAAGCACGGCCATCACCGGACTGTGCGACAAAAGCAAAACGGACCTAGCCTACGTCAGCATCCGTCATGAACTCGGACGCTATACCCGATACGGGTCTGACGAAGAGGAATTCTACGACACCTCGAAAGACCCACACGAATGGACCAACGAGATTTCCAACCCGAAATACGCCACCATCGTTAAAAAACTCCGAACCCTGGTTCCGAGTTTCGAAGAGACCGCTCAGCCCGTTCCATCTGCTCTGACCGCGGAGCGTCGGAAGACCCAAAACGAGAGGAAGAAAAGTAAGAAGGGCGAGACGAAAACAGAACGTTCAAAATAG
- a CDS encoding sulfatase family protein → MNNTAMNRLASFLCALLIVCGLSVAAETTQQPNLIVILEDDLGYGDLGCYGVLDLATPHIDRMAEEGMKFTSFYVSPVCSPTRASLMTGCIAQRVGIGGVLFPRNNHGLNPEEKTLPELLKEQGYATAIIGKWHLGNQATFHPLKHGFDSWYGTPASNSQGFEPTLQQYAEDCVWREEYTRESIVKMPEAKCPLIRDNSIIEVPADQTQFTQRYTREAVRFITEHRDHPFFLYLAHNMVHIPVHASADFVGKSKLGIYGDAIQELDWSTGEILKTLKELGLDENTLVIFTSDNGPHLGQGASAGPLRGAKGSTFEGGVRVPFIARWPGNIPAGHVTDEPIAVMDLLPTLVTLAGGTAPSDRIIDGKNIWPVLAGENGAKSPHEAIYYLRGRSVNGVRMGDWKYLNVPARDVQPKIEIELSPEEQKLPRRQRNELVKERTRAAQAKRGDVEMLFNLREDVGEEKNMIDQHTDIAARMKSRLNMFASEFKKTLRPAATAE, encoded by the coding sequence ATGAACAATACTGCAATGAACCGTCTCGCTTCCTTCCTTTGCGCTCTTTTGATTGTCTGCGGTTTATCCGTTGCCGCCGAAACTACGCAACAGCCCAACTTGATCGTGATCTTGGAGGATGATCTGGGTTATGGCGATCTCGGCTGTTATGGCGTGCTGGACTTGGCCACGCCGCACATCGATCGTATGGCGGAAGAAGGAATGAAGTTCACGAGCTTCTATGTTTCTCCAGTCTGTTCGCCGACCCGCGCCTCACTGATGACAGGTTGCATCGCCCAGCGTGTGGGGATCGGCGGCGTTCTCTTCCCCAGGAACAACCACGGATTAAATCCCGAAGAAAAGACGCTTCCTGAGCTGCTCAAGGAGCAAGGTTACGCGACCGCCATCATTGGCAAATGGCATCTTGGCAATCAAGCCACGTTCCATCCGCTGAAGCATGGGTTCGACTCATGGTATGGGACGCCGGCGTCGAATAGCCAGGGTTTTGAACCGACGCTCCAACAGTACGCGGAAGATTGCGTGTGGCGCGAAGAATATACCCGCGAGAGTATCGTCAAAATGCCCGAGGCGAAGTGCCCGCTGATTCGGGACAACAGCATTATTGAAGTCCCCGCGGACCAGACGCAGTTCACTCAACGTTATACGCGTGAGGCTGTCCGTTTCATCACCGAACATAGGGATCATCCGTTTTTCCTCTATCTGGCCCACAACATGGTGCACATCCCGGTGCATGCCTCGGCGGACTTTGTCGGGAAGAGCAAGTTGGGAATTTACGGCGATGCGATTCAGGAACTCGATTGGAGTACGGGTGAAATCCTGAAGACGCTCAAAGAACTCGGGCTGGATGAGAATACATTGGTGATTTTTACGTCCGACAACGGGCCACATTTGGGTCAGGGCGCCAGTGCTGGACCGCTTCGTGGTGCGAAGGGCTCGACCTTTGAAGGTGGCGTTCGCGTGCCGTTCATCGCTCGTTGGCCAGGGAACATTCCCGCAGGTCACGTGACCGATGAACCCATCGCGGTCATGGATCTGCTGCCAACACTGGTAACACTCGCGGGCGGAACGGCCCCAAGCGATCGCATCATCGACGGCAAGAACATCTGGCCGGTCCTGGCAGGCGAGAACGGAGCGAAGTCGCCGCATGAGGCAATCTACTATCTGCGCGGCCGGTCGGTGAACGGTGTCCGTATGGGCGATTGGAAATACTTGAACGTCCCGGCAAGGGACGTCCAGCCGAAGATTGAAATCGAGCTTTCTCCAGAAGAACAAAAACTGCCTCGCAGGCAGCGAAATGAACTTGTGAAGGAGCGGACGAGAGCGGCGCAGGCAAAACGAGGCGATGTCGAGATGCTCTTCAATCTGCGCGAGGATGTTGGCGAAGAGAAGAACATGATTGATCAGCACACCGACATCGCTGCCCGCATGAAGAGCCGTTTGAACATGTTTGCATCTGAATTCAAGAAGACCCTCCGGCCCGCCGCCACGGCTGAATGA
- a CDS encoding Gfo/Idh/MocA family protein, which produces MTTSIQNLRLRRTVLKSIGTTTALTASGLLPSLIYAAPSTSANEKLRVGLIGAGNRAKWLTRALARESHRAELVAVCDCFLPQIDALASDEKKNPKAGDSWMRYQNYEQMFDSEDLDAVMIATPDHVRVRAAILACAKGLDVYAEKPLSFSIPEGRALVKAVRKHKRVLQVGTQQRSTPINQYACEFVRRGGLGKVSTILVKNYSGSRPAKGLDKQLIPEGMDWNRFCDQAKLLDYHEQLQRRWRSFDAFTGGPICDRGSHALDMVHLAMGWEQVAPTRIEPTTDAKDYWDRGVWLYYPDGTVIRLESTGGPAFGGIFIGEHGKIEINRGRFACNPTNLLAPFTGSQTESHVANWLDCIQTREDPNAPVEVGHLISTIAHLINICRETGRTIHWDAANEQIIDDDAANSMLTKERRPEFSLPNV; this is translated from the coding sequence ATGACCACTTCAATTCAAAACCTACGATTGCGTCGAACTGTTTTGAAATCGATTGGTACGACCACGGCGCTGACAGCGAGCGGACTGTTGCCGTCATTGATTTACGCCGCACCGTCAACCTCCGCGAATGAAAAGTTGCGAGTCGGGCTGATCGGCGCTGGCAATCGAGCCAAGTGGTTGACTCGCGCCTTGGCCCGCGAATCCCATCGAGCCGAATTGGTCGCCGTCTGCGATTGCTTTCTTCCGCAGATCGATGCCCTCGCGTCTGATGAAAAGAAGAATCCAAAGGCCGGTGATTCCTGGATGCGTTATCAGAACTACGAGCAGATGTTCGATTCTGAGGATCTGGATGCCGTCATGATCGCGACACCCGATCACGTCCGCGTGCGGGCGGCAATCCTCGCCTGTGCAAAAGGCCTGGATGTTTACGCCGAAAAGCCACTCAGCTTCAGCATTCCGGAAGGACGAGCACTGGTCAAAGCCGTGCGAAAGCACAAACGAGTGCTGCAGGTCGGCACACAACAACGCAGCACGCCAATCAATCAGTATGCGTGTGAATTCGTTCGGAGAGGTGGCTTGGGCAAAGTCTCGACAATCCTCGTTAAAAACTACTCAGGCTCTCGGCCTGCAAAGGGTCTCGACAAGCAACTGATCCCCGAAGGCATGGATTGGAATCGTTTTTGTGACCAAGCAAAGTTGCTCGACTACCACGAACAGCTGCAACGTCGGTGGCGGAGCTTCGACGCCTTTACCGGAGGCCCCATTTGTGATCGTGGTTCGCACGCGCTGGACATGGTTCACCTTGCAATGGGGTGGGAACAAGTCGCGCCGACGCGGATCGAACCGACGACTGACGCGAAGGACTACTGGGATCGCGGTGTGTGGCTGTATTACCCGGATGGCACTGTCATTCGGCTGGAAAGCACCGGCGGACCCGCGTTCGGTGGAATTTTTATTGGAGAGCACGGCAAGATTGAAATCAATCGCGGACGGTTCGCTTGCAATCCAACGAATCTGCTCGCACCGTTTACAGGTTCACAAACCGAATCGCACGTCGCCAACTGGCTCGATTGCATTCAGACCCGGGAGGATCCCAATGCTCCAGTCGAAGTCGGTCACCTGATTTCCACTATTGCGCATTTGATCAACATTTGTCGCGAGACTGGTCGAACGATCCACTGGGACGCTGCCAACGAGCAGATCATCGACGATGACGCTGCTAATTCGATGCTGACGAAAGAACGACGTCCCGAGTTTTCCCTTCCCAATGTTTAG
- a CDS encoding 3-keto-disaccharide hydrolase — protein MLSGTFFFADRSPRRCFASIVFVAISFCCGVSLAGDWTTLFYGKNLDGWLPSRDNTQFAIVDGIIVGTSSSQTHFLHTVETYGDFELELEVKLHDTDLNSGIQIRTQLTRTNDAGKARPVIHGPQVDLGKSPGRSGNIFNQGNGAWITPKEDLIRNETMTNGEWNKLRVLAVGPRIQSWINGKQVADVTDDGVYEKYPSGVIALQVHGVKKSPEKARHVSFRSIRIRQIESTK, from the coding sequence ATGCTTTCCGGTACATTCTTTTTTGCTGATCGATCGCCACGGCGGTGTTTCGCATCTATTGTGTTCGTTGCGATCTCCTTCTGCTGTGGCGTCTCCCTTGCTGGCGATTGGACCACACTGTTTTATGGCAAGAACCTCGACGGCTGGTTACCGTCACGCGACAACACGCAGTTTGCGATTGTCGACGGGATCATTGTTGGCACGAGTTCCAGCCAGACTCATTTTCTTCACACGGTTGAAACGTACGGCGATTTTGAACTCGAACTCGAAGTCAAACTTCATGACACGGACCTGAATTCGGGCATTCAAATTCGAACTCAGCTGACGCGTACAAACGACGCCGGCAAAGCTCGCCCCGTCATTCATGGCCCCCAAGTAGATCTAGGCAAATCGCCAGGCAGATCCGGCAATATCTTTAACCAGGGCAATGGTGCCTGGATTACACCCAAGGAAGATTTGATCCGGAATGAAACGATGACCAACGGCGAATGGAACAAACTGCGAGTGCTGGCTGTTGGCCCGCGGATTCAATCTTGGATCAATGGCAAACAAGTTGCCGATGTTACGGATGACGGAGTCTACGAAAAGTATCCGTCGGGCGTGATCGCATTGCAGGTGCACGGCGTAAAGAAGTCACCGGAGAAAGCTCGCCACGTTTCGTTTCGATCCATCCGCATCCGCCAAATCGAATCCACAAAGTAG
- a CDS encoding sulfatase, with the protein MNATLFNRTASLSFSLFLAIFLCQCARAERTDSGKPNIVLLFIDDWAWNGTPVAMDDALGNSKMPVLEMPNIERLAREGMKFRNAYASPQCSPSRVCVQTGQSSPRSGYTVYMNSRGQDYYDESRMYKNFPVVGCVSDQTIDPDTVTIPEALAPLGYVSAHVGKWHMRGNPGDEGYVLHDGNTDNKPGNTLASFAKEGEAKPRRIPEKLTDPKLMFSTTAKAIGFMEQQVAAGNPFYLQISHYAMHAGSECLPATREKYANHPLVEDWYKANNKDKDTVRLGDDPAVWLGMGEDLDGRIGAVLEKIEALGIEDNTYVVLVSDNGYRHKELLLDPELKQPHHGAKWWVWQGGIRVPMIVKGPGIKAGSEFNGNVVNYDFLPTFVDWAGGDSSMLMNIDGVSLAPYMAGQPPTEAFLNRNLYFHYPHYRTTMPHSAVVSGNRKLLHFYERPDIPMLFDLSDDIGEVHNIAATHPEEHRRLYDEMMQYFDEVGARIPKRNPDYDPATYKGSKEYSARVQWGPFTGSRQLEADER; encoded by the coding sequence ATGAACGCAACACTTTTTAATCGAACTGCAAGCCTATCGTTTTCGCTTTTCTTGGCCATTTTCCTGTGCCAGTGTGCACGGGCTGAACGGACAGATTCGGGTAAGCCGAACATTGTGTTGCTTTTCATCGACGACTGGGCATGGAACGGAACGCCTGTAGCGATGGATGACGCACTAGGAAACTCGAAGATGCCGGTGCTCGAGATGCCAAACATCGAACGGTTGGCAAGGGAAGGCATGAAGTTTCGTAACGCCTATGCTTCACCCCAGTGCTCTCCTTCACGCGTTTGTGTTCAGACGGGGCAGTCGTCGCCGCGGAGCGGATACACGGTCTATATGAATTCGCGTGGGCAGGATTACTACGACGAAAGTCGAATGTACAAGAACTTTCCTGTGGTTGGCTGCGTCTCGGACCAGACAATTGATCCGGATACGGTAACGATTCCCGAAGCCTTGGCGCCACTTGGTTATGTCAGTGCCCATGTTGGCAAGTGGCACATGCGTGGTAATCCTGGGGATGAGGGCTATGTGCTGCACGATGGTAATACGGACAACAAGCCCGGCAATACGCTTGCCTCGTTCGCGAAAGAAGGGGAAGCAAAGCCACGACGAATACCCGAGAAACTGACCGATCCGAAGTTGATGTTTAGCACGACGGCGAAGGCGATCGGATTCATGGAACAACAGGTCGCCGCCGGGAATCCGTTCTACTTACAGATCTCGCACTACGCGATGCACGCCGGAAGTGAATGTTTACCGGCGACCCGTGAGAAGTATGCGAATCACCCACTCGTCGAAGATTGGTACAAAGCAAACAACAAAGACAAGGACACCGTCCGTTTAGGCGACGACCCCGCAGTTTGGCTTGGAATGGGCGAGGACCTCGACGGTCGAATCGGAGCCGTGCTCGAAAAGATCGAAGCGCTTGGCATTGAAGATAACACCTACGTGGTACTTGTATCCGACAACGGATATCGGCACAAAGAGCTGCTTCTCGATCCGGAGCTCAAGCAACCTCACCACGGTGCAAAGTGGTGGGTCTGGCAGGGCGGCATTCGGGTGCCGATGATTGTGAAAGGACCTGGGATCAAAGCTGGCTCGGAATTCAACGGCAACGTCGTTAACTACGACTTCCTTCCGACCTTTGTGGATTGGGCAGGCGGTGATTCGAGCATGCTGATGAACATCGACGGTGTTAGCCTTGCGCCGTACATGGCAGGGCAGCCGCCGACCGAGGCGTTCCTGAATCGAAATCTCTATTTCCACTACCCGCACTACCGTACGACCATGCCGCACTCCGCGGTTGTCTCCGGCAATCGCAAATTGTTGCATTTCTACGAGCGTCCAGACATCCCGATGCTCTTCGACCTGAGTGACGACATCGGAGAAGTCCACAACATTGCGGCGACTCACCCGGAAGAACATCGCCGTCTCTATGATGAGATGATGCAGTATTTCGACGAAGTTGGTGCCCGCATCCCGAAACGAAATCCGGATTACGACCCGGCGACCTACAAGGGATCGAAGGAATACTCAGCGCGCGTCCAATGGGGCCCATTTACAGGGAGCCGGCAACTTGAAGCGGACGAGAGATGA
- a CDS encoding sulfatase family protein — MNAEDLPPNIVFMFADDLGFGDLSCYGHPYAKTPNLDRLASQGTRFTQFYVTGVTCNPSRTGLMTGLFPARYPKYAADFGFGDHVTITELLKRKGYKTGHFGKWHIGPDDSDGTYGIDDIETLGSSREKSEGRDTMLYSAAIDFIRENKDGPFYVNVWGHATHFPVNTPDALAATFDDVKVERGDFSPTMQQKFEECIQIGGDIDRSMRQYLGDVYQIDLNVGRLLQTLDELSLSDNTIVVFSSDHGPAPVILANKGARKYSDNMLGYAGEFRGGKHTQFEGGTRVPFIVRWPGKVPAGRVDSGSVCSFVDWMPTLAAIAGVSDLPEQLDGEDISDIWQGAERQRSKPLYWRLSSPGATSTMRDGNWKLHLPRQRRGSPELYDLSIDPSESNNVAEANPEVLKRLMRQLRAWNAELPTAYEKAGERDNDE; from the coding sequence TTGAATGCAGAGGATTTACCGCCCAACATTGTCTTCATGTTCGCAGACGATCTTGGATTCGGTGATCTAAGTTGTTACGGACATCCCTATGCGAAAACGCCTAATCTGGATCGCCTCGCCAGCCAGGGTACTCGTTTTACCCAGTTTTATGTCACTGGAGTTACCTGCAATCCCAGTCGTACCGGATTGATGACGGGTTTGTTTCCGGCTCGATATCCGAAGTATGCCGCCGACTTTGGGTTCGGCGACCATGTAACGATCACGGAGCTGTTGAAACGAAAAGGTTACAAGACTGGACACTTCGGCAAGTGGCACATTGGGCCCGACGACTCGGACGGAACCTACGGCATCGACGATATCGAAACGCTCGGCAGTAGCCGCGAAAAATCGGAGGGTCGCGACACGATGCTCTACTCTGCTGCGATTGACTTTATTCGTGAAAACAAGGACGGGCCGTTCTATGTGAACGTGTGGGGCCACGCAACTCATTTCCCTGTCAATACACCGGATGCCCTTGCGGCAACGTTTGATGATGTGAAAGTCGAACGCGGTGATTTCTCGCCGACCATGCAGCAGAAATTCGAAGAGTGCATCCAGATCGGGGGCGATATTGATCGATCAATGAGGCAGTATCTAGGCGATGTCTACCAGATCGACCTCAACGTCGGTCGACTTTTGCAGACGCTGGACGAACTGTCGCTAAGCGACAACACGATTGTCGTGTTCTCGAGCGATCACGGTCCCGCACCAGTCATCCTCGCCAACAAGGGAGCGCGCAAATACTCCGACAACATGCTCGGCTACGCGGGAGAGTTTCGCGGAGGGAAGCACACGCAGTTTGAAGGCGGTACAAGAGTTCCTTTCATCGTTCGCTGGCCCGGCAAAGTGCCCGCCGGTCGAGTCGATTCGGGCAGCGTCTGCTCGTTTGTTGATTGGATGCCGACACTCGCTGCAATCGCTGGAGTCAGTGATCTACCCGAGCAGTTGGACGGCGAGGATATCTCTGACATCTGGCAAGGAGCCGAGCGGCAGCGTTCGAAACCCCTGTACTGGAGACTTAGCTCCCCCGGCGCAACGTCGACGATGCGTGATGGCAACTGGAAGCTGCACCTTCCACGGCAAAGGCGTGGGTCACCTGAACTGTATGACTTGTCAATCGATCCGTCCGAGAGCAATAACGTCGCCGAGGCCAATCCAGAAGTGCTAAAGCGTCTGATGCGACAACTACGCGCTTGGAATGCTGAACTCCCGACTGCCTACGAGAAGGCCGGTGAACGCGACAACGACGAATGA